A genome region from Caldalkalibacillus uzonensis includes the following:
- the araD gene encoding L-ribulose-5-phosphate 4-epimerase: MLDRLKEAVLKANQALPKHGLVTFTWGNASGIDREKGLVVIKPSGVSYEALSPDDLVVVDLDGNVVEGKLKPSSDTPTHLVLYKAFPQIGGIVHTHSPWATSWAQAGRGIPALGTTHADYFYGEIPCTRKMTTAEIEGAYERETGHVIIETFRQLDPLQVPGVLVHGHAPFTWGKDPHSAVYHAVVLEEVAKMAARTYSLNPEAKPMEQTLLDRHFLRKHGENAYYGQ; the protein is encoded by the coding sequence ATGTTAGACAGGTTAAAGGAAGCGGTGCTTAAAGCCAACCAAGCGCTGCCCAAACATGGCCTGGTTACTTTTACTTGGGGAAATGCCAGTGGCATAGACCGTGAAAAAGGGCTTGTTGTCATTAAACCGAGCGGTGTATCCTATGAGGCCTTAAGCCCGGATGATCTGGTTGTGGTTGATTTAGACGGAAATGTGGTGGAAGGGAAGTTGAAGCCATCCTCAGACACGCCCACCCATTTAGTCCTGTACAAGGCATTTCCGCAGATCGGCGGTATTGTGCACACGCATTCACCATGGGCCACCAGCTGGGCACAAGCGGGGCGGGGCATCCCCGCTTTAGGCACCACCCATGCCGATTATTTTTACGGTGAAATTCCGTGTACAAGGAAGATGACCACAGCGGAAATAGAGGGGGCTTATGAGCGTGAAACAGGGCATGTTATTATCGAAACCTTCCGTCAACTGGATCCGCTACAGGTTCCCGGTGTGTTAGTCCATGGCCATGCACCGTTTACCTGGGGCAAGGATCCGCACAGCGCTGTTTATCATGCGGTGGTCCTGGAAGAAGTGGCCAAGATGGCAGCCAGGACCTACAGTTTAAATCCTGAAGCGAAGCCAATGGAGCAGACCTTACTGGACCGGCACTTTTTAAGAAAGCATGGAGAAAACGCTTACTATGGACAATAA
- a CDS encoding GntR family transcriptional regulator, protein MKQKQLPKYLQLKQEILSWIHTGRLKPGDQMPTEHDIADQFGMSRQTVRQTLGVLEQEGWLKRIQGKGTFVSQPLPIREKKNNHTIGMVTTYISDYIFPHIVRGAEAALRKKGYHLLLASTDNNKTEERASLQKMLEQPLSGLIIEPTKSALGNPNLHYYLSLEQNHIPYIMINARYPELNCPSVEVDDELGTFLGTEHLIQLGHRKIAGFFKTDDVQGVRRLKGFIRAHQTYHIPLHPESVIQYQTEEKWSKPYETALSLLSQPEERPSALVCYNDELAVHLLEAVRKVGLDIPGDLSIVGFDDSPLATATEVKLTTLTHPKEELGSKAAEMLLNMINRQEKMDAETVVYKPELVVRESTKKIN, encoded by the coding sequence ATGAAGCAGAAACAATTACCCAAATACTTGCAGTTGAAACAGGAGATACTGTCCTGGATCCACACAGGGAGATTAAAGCCAGGTGACCAAATGCCTACAGAGCATGACATTGCTGACCAGTTTGGCATGAGCCGGCAAACTGTCAGACAAACGTTGGGGGTATTGGAGCAAGAGGGTTGGCTCAAGCGGATACAGGGTAAAGGGACATTTGTATCCCAACCGCTTCCAATCCGCGAAAAGAAAAATAATCATACCATAGGCATGGTCACCACCTATATTTCGGATTATATTTTCCCTCACATTGTCAGAGGGGCTGAGGCGGCTTTGCGCAAAAAAGGATACCATTTGCTCCTGGCCAGCACAGATAACAACAAGACTGAAGAACGGGCCAGTTTACAGAAGATGTTGGAGCAGCCCTTAAGCGGACTGATCATCGAACCGACGAAGAGTGCTCTCGGCAACCCCAATCTCCACTACTATTTGTCCCTGGAACAGAACCATATACCCTATATCATGATCAATGCCCGTTACCCGGAATTGAATTGTCCCAGCGTGGAAGTGGATGATGAGCTGGGCACTTTTCTGGGCACAGAGCACCTGATTCAACTGGGGCACCGCAAGATCGCCGGCTTTTTTAAAACGGACGATGTGCAGGGTGTGCGCCGGTTAAAAGGCTTTATACGGGCCCACCAAACATACCACATTCCGCTGCATCCCGAATCCGTGATCCAGTATCAGACGGAAGAGAAGTGGAGCAAACCCTATGAGACAGCCCTCTCTTTGTTGTCCCAACCGGAGGAAAGGCCGAGCGCACTGGTTTGTTATAATGACGAACTGGCTGTGCACCTGCTTGAAGCGGTGAGAAAGGTTGGGCTGGACATTCCCGGGGATCTGTCCATTGTTGGCTTCGATGACTCGCCCTTGGCAACGGCTACGGAAGTGAAATTGACCACTTTGACCCACCCAAAAGAAGAGCTGGGTTCCAAAGCGGCTGAAATGCTGCTCAACATGATTAACCGGCAAGAAAAAATGGATGCTGAAACAGTCGTTTACAAGCCTGAGTTGGTTGTCAGGGAATCAACCAAAAAAATCAATTAG